A region from the Kineothrix sp. IPX-CK genome encodes:
- a CDS encoding LCP family protein: MATNSKKSRNSESVKSSGNSKGKKMSAKEREKKKRKKIILFIVEIFVLLVMVVVLYGVLKGEKVGKVELNADELVINEEVKEREETTNMKGYRNIALFGVDSTTGALTKNTRSDTIMIASINQDTGDCKLVSVYRDTYLNLSNDTYNKCNSAYAKGGPEMAINMLNMNLDMNITDFVTVGFAGLTDTIDALGGIMIDVDSSEIHHLNSYQFTMAEDLKRTYNEVTETGYQLLNGLQATAYCRIRYTAGDDFKRAERQREVLMAVAEKAKTASPATLNEIANDVFSEVYTSLDLTEIVELLGGISKYNIVGQAGFPDEQYRTTGTIGSKGSCVIPLDLKENVEWLHQFLFDETYTVSSDVQTYSDKIKSDTRSYIK, encoded by the coding sequence ATGGCTACAAATTCAAAGAAGAGCAGAAACAGTGAAAGCGTTAAGTCTTCAGGAAATAGCAAGGGAAAGAAGATGTCTGCAAAAGAAAGAGAGAAGAAAAAGAGGAAAAAGATAATTCTTTTTATCGTGGAGATATTCGTATTACTCGTTATGGTCGTAGTATTGTACGGTGTACTTAAGGGAGAAAAAGTCGGCAAGGTGGAACTGAATGCGGACGAATTAGTTATCAATGAAGAGGTCAAGGAACGTGAAGAAACAACCAATATGAAGGGCTACCGGAACATAGCTCTGTTCGGTGTGGATTCCACGACGGGAGCGTTGACGAAGAATACGCGAAGCGATACGATCATGATAGCTTCAATCAATCAGGATACGGGAGACTGCAAACTGGTTTCCGTGTATCGCGATACCTATTTGAATCTGAGCAACGATACTTATAATAAATGTAATTCCGCTTATGCGAAGGGTGGCCCGGAGATGGCCATCAACATGTTGAACATGAATCTGGATATGAACATTACCGACTTCGTAACGGTAGGCTTTGCCGGACTGACGGATACCATCGATGCACTGGGCGGTATTATGATTGATGTGGACAGTTCGGAGATTCACCACTTGAACAGCTATCAGTTTACAATGGCAGAGGACTTGAAGCGTACTTATAATGAAGTGACGGAGACGGGCTATCAGCTCCTCAACGGTCTTCAGGCTACGGCATATTGCCGAATCCGTTATACTGCGGGTGATGACTTCAAGAGAGCCGAGCGCCAGAGAGAGGTATTGATGGCGGTTGCGGAGAAAGCGAAGACTGCTTCGCCGGCAACACTGAATGAAATCGCTAATGATGTATTCAGCGAGGTTTATACCTCACTGGACTTGACGGAAATCGTAGAGCTGCTGGGCGGTATAAGTAAATACAACATTGTTGGCCAGGCGGGATTCCCCGACGAGCAGTACAGAACCACGGGAACCATCGGTTCCAAGGGAAGCTGCGTTATCCCTCTGGATTTGAAGGAAAATGTGGAATGGCTGCATCAGTTCCTGTTCGATGAAACTTACACCGTATCCTCGGACGTACAGACATACAGCGATAAGATAAAGAGCGATACGAGATCATATATTAAGTAA
- a CDS encoding undecaprenyl-phosphate glucose phosphotransferase → MIKDNQRYFNRLHLLVDAVVVALSYSLAWLIKFKTPFANTEPGVTALSVATYFSALYFIVPGYVLLYYFFNMYTPKRATRRKYEISSIFKANTVGVFLFMVMLFAVKQEHFSRSLIFIFYVINIILTTLSRSMIRNGLQYFRKKGYNLKYVLLVGYSRAAEEYITRINANPQWGYVVRGILDDRVPGGTLYKGVKVLGRIDNLLYILPENKLDEIAVTLALEDYDRLERIVDLCEKSGVHTKFIPDYNSLVPSRPYTEDLMGLPVINIRYVPLTNTLNWVAKRAVDVVGSFCGIIISSPIMLVTVLLIKCTSRGPVIFKQERVGLHNKPFKMYKFRTMELQKTSQEQKAWTVKDDPRVTKVGKLLRRTSLDELPQLFNILAGEMSLVGPRPERPLFVEKFREEIPRYMIKHQVRPGLTGWAQINGYRGDTSIRKRIEYDIFYIENWTMGLDIKIMFLTVFKGFINKNAY, encoded by the coding sequence GGATAACCAAAGGTATTTCAATAGATTACACCTGCTGGTGGATGCGGTTGTCGTAGCACTTTCCTATTCACTTGCATGGCTCATTAAATTTAAAACGCCATTTGCGAATACAGAGCCGGGCGTCACTGCGTTGTCCGTAGCGACATACTTCAGTGCGCTTTATTTTATTGTGCCCGGATACGTTTTACTATACTACTTTTTTAATATGTATACACCTAAGCGGGCAACGAGAAGGAAGTATGAAATATCCAGTATCTTTAAGGCGAATACTGTAGGCGTATTTCTTTTCATGGTAATGTTGTTTGCTGTTAAACAGGAGCATTTTTCGCGTTCCCTTATTTTTATTTTTTATGTAATCAATATTATTTTGACCACCTTGTCCCGGTCAATGATTCGAAATGGTCTGCAATATTTCCGCAAAAAAGGGTATAATCTAAAGTATGTTCTGTTAGTAGGATATTCCCGTGCAGCGGAGGAATATATTACGCGAATTAACGCGAATCCCCAATGGGGATATGTGGTAAGAGGAATATTGGATGACAGAGTTCCCGGAGGAACCTTGTATAAGGGTGTAAAGGTTTTAGGAAGAATCGACAACTTGCTTTATATACTGCCCGAAAACAAATTGGATGAAATCGCGGTCACGCTTGCTTTGGAGGATTACGACAGATTGGAGCGGATCGTGGATTTATGTGAAAAATCCGGTGTGCATACGAAATTTATTCCCGACTATAACAGCCTTGTGCCCAGCAGGCCGTATACGGAGGATTTGATGGGGCTTCCTGTTATTAATATCCGTTACGTGCCGCTGACGAATACTTTGAACTGGGTGGCGAAACGCGCAGTGGATGTGGTCGGTTCGTTCTGCGGAATCATCATTTCTTCACCGATCATGCTGGTAACCGTTCTTCTCATAAAGTGCACCAGTCGTGGACCGGTGATTTTCAAGCAGGAAAGAGTTGGACTTCACAATAAACCGTTTAAGATGTATAAGTTCCGCACTATGGAACTACAGAAGACTTCTCAGGAACAGAAGGCATGGACGGTAAAGGATGATCCCCGTGTGACGAAGGTGGGCAAGCTTCTCAGGAGGACGAGCCTTGATGAACTGCCGCAGCTTTTTAATATCTTGGCAGGAGAAATGAGTCTGGTAGGGCCCAGGCCCGAAAGGCCGCTGTTCGTTGAAAAGTTCAGGGAAGAGATTCCGCGTTATATGATCAAACATCAGGTGCGTCCCGGGCTTACCGGATGGGCACAGATCAACGGCTATAGAGGTGATACTTCCATAAGAAAGCGTATCGAATACGATATATTTTATATAGAAAACTGGACAATGGGTCTGGATATAAAGATTATGTTTTTAACTGTATTTAAAGGGTTTATTAATAAAAATGCTTATTAG